GCGGTACATCAGGAAATCAAAATTTAATGGCTTGAAAGAAACCAAAAATTCCCACTGCTACCAGCGTGGTATTGTGTTACAGCAGAGCTTACAATTAACCTGCAGAACTGAGACACAGCATCCCATGAGAGGTTAACGGATAGATGTGTGCTGGAAGATTGAGTTTTCTGTATATGCTTAAAGCACAAAGCATCACAGGTAAATATTTCACGTTAAGAATGGAAATATTCTTCAGGCAGGACACAGACTGCTCTGAACAAATCTGTGAAATGGGCCAGGGTGGCATAATTTATAGGATGGTACCTTTCCTACAGTTAAACTCACTGTTTCAGCATAATTAACGAccacaggtgttttttttttcctctcctgtggctctttttaagtgtttttcattAATTAGTTAGTGCTTTGGATTAGTGATATGAAACTGAATCAGCCATGTGAggaaagtcagtgtgtgtggtgtgtgtgtgtcttggctGCGCTCTACTGGTGAAAAAGTGAAGTAATGAATGATGCTCCTTGCTGTTCATGGTGTCACAGACAGTATGGTGTGTGGTGTGGTTTAAGCAGAGTGTGTAATGAAACATATATTTAGTTGCCACTTTATTTTGGTGAAACAGTTTGAGAGAGGTGGTGATTCAGTTGATGCAGAAGCATAACTACAGCAGATGGATGCATGAGAGACTCTGTAACCTGTTGATATTCAATAGGACACTTCATGCTCTCCTTACTAGCTAATGCTGAGTGTGCCTGCGTAGATAGAAGAGATCTTCCTCTTGCTGGTCACTGAGTCAGAATCAGTGAACTGctcacagaaaatatttttcattataacagcagaaaactgatgcttttttctgtttctcttttgtttgaGAAAAGAATTCATCTGAACAAAACGGATGcatgtattttaatatttacattttcttcatcaTGCTCACTGAAGACAGCAAAGTGTAGACTTTTCCTACCTAAAGCCTGAAGCCCTGAAGGCTGTACACACTTTTTAACACTCCCTTTCTTCTTCCAGCTGTTTGATATATGACTCACAGTGAATTCGAGTCTCCAGCCCAGATAATGATAAAAAGAACTTATTGAGCGTAATACTTTTTAGGTTTATTTCATCCACCTAATAGAAATGTCAACAATTAGTCAAAAAAGCTCAAAGTAAACCTTTCTGCTATAACACAGTGGAATAACCAAAGCTTTTGAAGCTTTATACTTGGCATGGTTCGGGAAACCTTTCCTGGACTGTCAGACAGTTTTGAGCTTTCTATCTAACACAATATACTTGCACTGTATTCCCATTATTACGCCTACAATAGTACATGCCTCATTAAATTTCAAAAAGTATCTATGTCTTTGTATTTGgcagcacaaaaacactgtaaacacatagATGCAACACTTCAAATATCCCCCTCACAGCTCAAgtagcaaaacacaaacatagtaaaataattaataatgaatgataaatgacatttatttttagcttcTCAGAATATCAAACAGTATGCaccaagacaaacagaaagaaagtaacaaaaactaaacaaagctTATCAGATTTCCTTGCTGCCATGGTGATTTATCATACAAAGAGGATGAATGATGAGGGCTTATTATGGTTTATAGCTTTCATCAGCTTGTGTGTCATGCAGCCTTTTGTCAATACTTAATGACATAATGTCACAGTGATATTATTGTACCATGTGTAGGCTACTGTAAAGACGTTTGGTTGTGATTAAATGATAAGATTCAGCAATTCAAGGCAATTACTTAAAACCTCACTGAATTCAGGAGTTGATGGATTCAGCTTTGAAGCTCAGAGTTAGTGGTTCTCATTCAGCCCACAGGCAGCCTTAAAATGAAGCTGCAACTTACACCTATATTGAGCACCCTTAAATAAGATGCTGCAGATCCCCACTATTTGTTTTAAGGGGATGTGTCagggtttttgtgtttttttttttttcccccctcaaaGTGACGGCAAATCATTTGCACATCACCACAAACAGCCGCCTTTGTTGCAAGTctatttgaatattttgaaCTGGCATTTGGTTTGAACATGTACAAATGTATTTGAGAAGTTGATATTTTCAGtaaagaatgagaaaaagaagTGACTATGactattgtttgttttactaGCCTCTCGAGCTGGCAGATGTTTAGAGGCGGCCTCCAGgagctgaccaatcagatctgAGTGGGGCTCATTTGGAGGGCGGACCTTAACGAGACCAGAAGCAAAAACTGGCTTTTTTGGACAGAGGCTAAACTGAATAAAGGGCCAGCATAAGATAAACTAAAGAGATTTGTGATTGCAAATTATGCAGGGCTATGCCTGTTAAGAcccacaataaaataaaataaaaagtcctGCTGGGAAAGTCCACGGAAAGTATATCTGTACACAGGAATGTAAAATTGTCCTCAAAAGTTCTCTCTGTCTTAAGAACCAGACTCACTGCTTTGAGTCCAATCACACACTAAGATGAATACCTTAAGGTCCAAGGACTGCACAGTATTTTGATCTCTCTGATGAGTGCAGCCCATGGGAAATTCTGCATCCTTGGCTTTTCAAGGGCAATCACTTTCCTCCTTCAGAGCCCCTACATGAGTACAACCCGATGTTTTCATCAACAGTACAATCCTCTCTGCACCATTGTCAGAGATGGCTGGAATAATGCGAGTATGTCCGTCCCCACCTATTGTCCTCTTCACAATCATGCTGTGGGCTGATGAGAACCACTATCAGCCAACCACAGACTTCCAGTGATTCTTAACCTTCAAGCTGGAGGACCTTGGCTAAATAGATTTAACTGTAAGGCCGTCACATCCGTCATCACACACGCAGGCAAAGATGATGCAGTTCCACAATCTGCACAGATCACTGGCCTGAATGTCAGGTAATCAAGACATTCCAATGCTGACAGATCAGATCGGATTATAGCAACAAACACTTTGTTGACGACGTTCAAAATATAAGTGCATGAACAGCACTCATTCAATGGGACCTTCAGCTTTGGTCACATAAACCTAAAACTCTCAAATGTATCAGTAGATGTAGCTTTAAGaaagttttccaaaataaaatacagcattaGACTAACTAAATTATCACTTAAATCAAGAATATAAGTGAATGATTGATATTTTGGTACTCAATGTCACCGACATATTGATCAGCACTCAGTAAGTATTAGGCCTACAGTACGTTTAACATGCACAGACAAATAgacacaaaccaaaacaatgaaaatgtggaACTAATGGTTCCAAAAGTATATTTATCAAAtgaaaatccattttaaaaCTTTAGTTTTAAATATATCCTCGATTTTCCTCAGCATAAAAACAAGGGAGCTTCTATGTAGACTTTGTCATATATTTATGTTGTAGCCAAACATAATTGTGTTTGAGAAACCATGTGTTtgacatctgttttttttacagtgtatggCTCCAAATGCTGAGTCATCCAGAAGCTCATGTCTCTTTGCTTAGTGAATCAGATTTGTTGCAAATTCAGAAAGCTTCGTTTTACAGTTGGAAACAAAATGGTGCACCACAGTTGCTGAATTTGTCCAAAACTGACTTATAATCTGAAAGTGAATTTCATTACACTGCTGtgtgaatatataaatatatatattgtcATGTTTGTATAAAGTGTTTAGCTCTTATCGTTAGTGTTTATTcgtttttttaaatcaaaaagtAGTTTTTATGTTCATAGGCTTTTACCTTCCACTTCTTATCAAAGCACCAGATATTGTTGTTGCTCAGCTTTTGTTGGCAGGACCTTGATCTCAGTAGTCTCCCATTTCTCAGCTTTACTGGAGTGGAAGTGTGAGACACAGCCAAACACAGCAAAACCCTCCCCAAAGAAGACTGATAGGTCAAGCAATTTCAGGATCCTGTGCCAGTATTGTTAAACATTGTGAGGGGCTATAAATTTACACAAGACGTTATTCTGATGTGAGTAGTGATCCACAGCTGCTTCGGTTTGAACAGGAAAATTAAGTCGTTTTTGCCTCTTTGACTTCTACTGCAGAAAGATCAGATTAGGCAAACGACCAGCCTCAGAGCTCGCCCTCAACCCCAGTGATGGATTCAGTAGCTCGCCAACCATTGATGTTTTCATGTAGTATTTCAAACTGAAGCTGTGAACAGCTTACAGACTGGACAGGCTGTAAACAATCCTGGCACTCCCTTTGCATTTGTTTGGCAGGACTGTTGTTTAGTTCAATATAGTTTTGAGAACTATTGTTTACAAAATGGAGTCAGAGTGGTAGGGTAAGGTCATTGACTGTTGACAGGTAAATGTGACGCTTTCATCCATGACCTTCTTTTAACCACATCCACACCATCACATCAGCCCTGCCTCTGCTCACTGAGCCCAGTAGGAAATTAATGGACCTCTGGTGATTTATGGTTTAAGTTTGCTGCAGGTGTGAACACATAAAAAGAGCGGATACACTGGGGTGGGAGAGGTCACATATAGATGACCTGAGGTGTATGAAGGTGGAACTCGGGGAAGATTTACCCGAGCAGCAACAAAGAACCCATAACGAGACTGACAAGGTTATGAATCTTAAGTACAGATCCTCCTTCACCCAGTATATCCCTGTCAATAAAGACAGTTTAAGTATCCATCTCTGCATGTTCCTGCAGGAGTTCGAGGCTATTGCAGGTGTTGCATCTGCTTTCTGCTGGCAGTAATTGGCCTCAGCCTATAATGTTGGAAGAAATCTagtaataaaaaatgaatagtGAAATGGGATGTAATTGAACAGAGTGGTGTCAAAGAGGACGTGTGCAGAAGATTTATATCTGAGCATCAAAAAAGCTTTCTTGACCTTGGgagggtttgttgttgttgaccaCATGACATGAAGGTGCATTCACAGTACAAGGTGTTTGCAGGGTTTTCAAACTCACCCCAACATGTGAGACTTCAGTCACGTGGTAACAGGTGGTCATTTAGCTGCACTGGCTGAGGCTACAAGCAAGAAAAACCAGCGCTGCAGATCAGTCCAAACAAGCCAATGTCATACTCTGCTACAGGCCAAGCCATTTCATGGTAGATTCCTCAATAGGACAAAAAACGGAATCACCTGAGTCATTTAGATTTGTCTTCTTGGAAACATGAATCTGTCTAGCAGCTGTGGAGATATTTCACAGGGTAAGTGAAAACCGGAGCCTGCTGGTGGCGATAGAGGAAAGGTCAGtgtcagtaggattcatcttctgggtTCATGAACGTCTTTACAAATCCCTAATAGTGTCTGTTGGTACAGTTCACTGCAGCGCACCCATCCCATTAAACCTAGTAACACTGGCAATTTGGTGCAACACATGGTCTGATTCTGCATTTACAACAGCTGAATGTGTATAAATCAGGATATACAGTGTaacaatgtgttttgttttactttacacaatgttgattaatttttttattgGCACTGTAGATTCACTACACAGACTCATTAGACTTGTAACTAACAAACAATgacccctacacacacacacacacacacacacagtccccttccaaaaacagatgaatgaaaagcCAACTATTTTTGATAGATTCAATTTGAAAGACACAGCCGGTGGCTGAGCTTGATAAGAAGCAATCAAATAGCAACTGAAATTAGGATTTGGCCAAACATCTTAAGAATAGTCTGGAAGCTAATGCAAGCCCTGTTTGTATTATGTTTACCCAACTGCAGTTTATGTTGGCTCCACAGATGCACTTGGACTTAATAGTTTATTACATCGGATGGCAGTTGTGAGTAATGAATTGTACCTTGTTTCTTGCAGCTTAGATAAACTGCTGGATTCAGGCTTGTATACTGGAGAGATAACAGAGCTGTCAGGAGGCCCAGGAAGTGGTAAATCTCAGGTGaacatttccttccttccctctccatCACTGATTATTTCAGTCTCATAAATTCACTCTTTTCAGAATTCCCCCATCTCCTATAGATTAcaaattcactctggctgaaaTCATAATACTGAGGTAATGCTTTATTGTAGTTTAACCAGCACAAATTATCCATGCTATCTTTAACTATTCCCTGCATGCTTGTCATGTCTTCTAGGTGTGTTTTGGTGTCGCAGTGCACATTTCCTACCAACTGAAACAGAGTGTAATATATATTGATACAACAGGAGGACTGACTGCCAGCCGCTTGCTTGAAATGCTACAAGCTGAGACAACTAACACAGAAGAGCAGGTGGGTTGACGGGAACTAAGCTTTAAACAAATATTAcgtgtaaaataaaatgatttgaaaCAAGACGCTATCACGTTATAGATGGAAGCTCTCCAGAGGATCCATATCTTTCGTTTATTTGACGTCTTCTCCTTACTCGACTGTCTGCATGGTCTTTGCAGCGGTGGGCTTCAGCAGGTTCGTTTGcagttgtttggttttttttccttatgCTTAAAATACACCTACAATCTTGCTGTACCCAGGGAACCTTTGAGACAGATGGATCAAATTTTCAGCAATGTaattttgtcacatttctgtATTAGGCATCTGTTGGCGGTGGCTCTGTCAAGGCAGTGATTGTGGACTCTGTGTCAGCTGTTATCTCTACCCTCCTGGGAGGCAAACAGAATGAAGGTGATATCTCTTTCTGCTGGTCCATCATAGCCCATCACACCTGAGGCTGTGTTTACACCTGAGCCTGTAAACTGCAAATGCCTGTCAtgaatctgtaaaataaatatcacaacAGGGTTCCCACGCACATTTTGGAGGCATGGCATCTATGTGAGTTCCAGTCATAAGAAAGCGTGAAAATAATACAACTAAATTTGCACAGAACTGATTAATGAAAAACTCTAATAGTCTATTTAGAGtgacttcagtttgttttcagaaataTAGAATTTCCCTCCAAGtagtttctttctctccactcctaaacaaaaaaaatgaaacaaaaatggcTTCAGCAGTTGAGACAACATGATAACAAAAACACTATAGATTATGTCTCTAAACTGGAGGTTATACGTTGACAGAATGAGCTCGCTTCAGTAGAGAATTTTGTAGTTGGTGTATTATAAATGAATTAGTGTAGTCAGGACATTttatcataaaaaacaaaaatagaatcCATCTCTGTATATTTGGCAACAGGATTTGCCCATTTTTGACCTCAACCATATGTTACCCTGTGATTCAGTTACAtaaggttttattttgtgaaaagtcaaaactcCTCTTACTTACCAGCGGGTTATATCTTCAAagataccacacacacagtcacagtctgtgGAAATATGGAATCTAAACATTGGTTTCACCCTGGGCAACATTTTATTCCAAGTGGGCAGCAGACATCTGAGATTACAAAAATAACCTGAAGATGGACTTAATGCTGGATAATGGGTAACAATTTGCATTTGCATATCATAGCATATTTGCTAGATAGCAGACTAACATTGCCATCCCTGGAGCCTGCCACAAGTGTGGCTCaaaatgaagcagaaatgtTTAATGACAGTAATAATATCTGTAGTTTGACTTGTTGCTTAAAGAGTACCATTGAAAGACACAGAGTTTTCTGTACACAAACTAACCTCTCTGCAACCTCCTGTGCCTCCAGGGATGTCCCTGATGATACAAGTGGCGGGAGTTCTTAAGACGATGGCGAAGGACTTCAATGTTGCTGCTTTAGTAAGGATGACACACTCCTTTGACGTGTGCTACTCTGGGATGCAAGATGCATTTCCAGTGTCAATCTAAACTCTTCACAGCCCTTTTCATGCTTCCTCTTGTTATTGCTCTAAGACCTGAGATGAAAACTAAACCTTTTTTTCCACCTTTCTTTGGGCAAGAAAATACAAtgaagattaaaaacacaaggtTTCTCATATTTCATGATGgaagatgtaaaacaaaaacacctttgTTAGTTCAGGTGTATGACTGGAGGTGATAATTATGTAGAATTAATGAACTAATCACATTAACAAGCACGCACCAAAGAAAATTTTCCCTTCACCTCAGATCATCACATTATTTGAAGTGAGATAAAGATAATTTGATGGGCTGTTTGATGTCCCATTTGATTAAAAGTGGGACAATCTGGCTGTCCTACTTAAGATTTTTCATCTCTTCTAAAGCTTGTATTATCTCTGGAAAGCTATACTAAATCATAAAACAGAATGTAGAAATGCTGTGATACTAAACATGATGTCTGGGCCTGCAGGTAACAAACCACGTAACGAGAGGCGGCAGCGGGGAGGTGCAGCCAGGCCTTGGTGTGTCGTGGAGTCACATCCCCAGAACCAGAGTCCTGCTGGAGCGAGTAGAGAAGGCCGTGGCCGTCAGCCGTCCCGGTCTGCGCTCTGCAACACTGATCAAGTCTTCTAGACAGGTACGACAAGCAGCATTGACTTGCACATCATCTGCTGTAGCTCCGTATTGATTCAGTTAAAGCAGTCTCTTTGAGAGGCGAATGTCAAAACGTCTCGTTAAAATGGAGACTTTGAAGTTTCGTTTGCTCTTGTAAAACAGGTCTGGTTTGATAAAGAGATTTTAATAAGACAAATATACTAATCTCATCTTTCTAATTCACAAAGACAGGCTGTAACAAAAAGTAGTGTCTCATTCTCCTGATTTAGATTCAGGACGCTCGGCTGTTTTAACCCCAAAAACAATTCCAGTGCCATGTACGCacactaacaaaacaaaatgctaaaCCCTGAGTGAGCGCTCGAGTTGAGTTTGACCTGACCCCTATAACAGTGTAGAATACTTTAGTAGGATTTCTTGTTAGTGAAGTTTATATCTTCTAACAGTCCCACTGACTGCTGTTTGGAGCTAGTGTCCACTGTCACAACATTATTTCTGTACCTATTTCTACTTTAACAAATTACTTTTTCTTGTACAATGTTTCAAAAGACTTCAGTGCTTGCAGTTATTTTTCAAGTGTTAGTTAGTTTTAAGTGGAAACCCACTGCAGTCAGAAGCAGAGGCGTTTATTGGattcaaatttattttcattcactataaaaatacagtattagCCTCTTGAAACTTCCTTAAATTGTGTAATCTATCATAGTGAACATGAAGTatgcattcatttttgtcatttgtagtAATATTAATCCAGTATTGGTGTTCACTTTATGAATTACACAACTCAAAACGTCTTCAAACTGATTTCTGTACCACACAAACCAACATTTGCATGGAAATatacaaaacaatacacaaaAACCCTCGAAGACTTTCCAACACACATTCGTTTCCTCGACTAAAGTAATAATATATGAGCCTAAGTTGTGTGGCAGGTTTGATTAAGTGATTCATGGGTTTGTTGTAATTTTCCAATtacacttttgttttattttgcattaataAAATTACATGTATGTtcaaaaacagcacagaccAACAGAAACGTTAGTGAAAGCACCAGAGTGTCTGAATGAAAAGCCTGTAACCCCTCAAGAGGTCAAAACTCACCTCAAACTCCAACCTACAGAATGGCAAACACATTAATTGACTAATAGTGAGTGGAAGGAAATTGATGaaacttttgtattttttcctcccTACAGTTgcattaattatatattttggAGTTGGTCCATcagttgaaatgaaatgagtgcTTTCAAAATGAACATAGCcaaaattaatgttttatatttcagagTTTTTTTGGAAAGTAGTTCTAAATCAACCCTGTCGTCTGCTCCACTTCTAGCCTTGTCACATCAAAGAAGAGTTTGACTTGCAGTGGTGGAGTCGATCTAAAGGAGGACCCTCCTTGGGAAAGAGAAAACTGGATGAGACTGATTCCTGACGAGAGCCAAATATAAACCTCTGCCAAAATGTCCGACCAAAGGTTAGTGAAAGTGTCTGGACCAGATTTGCaagaaaatgtgtctttgaaGCAGAATGCAAATATTTGATCATTTGAATAATTGCTTAACTTAATGCCAATTAAAAGGATCATTGCTACAAAATATATCCATTTAGCTCGTGACACTGGAAGTATATTCCTTTGAGATGCTCTGTCAGTCATCGACTGCAGTATTAATAT
The DNA window shown above is from Lates calcarifer isolate ASB-BC8 linkage group LG20, TLL_Latcal_v3, whole genome shotgun sequence and carries:
- the rad51d gene encoding DNA repair protein RAD51 homolog 4 is translated as MVVLREGMCPGLDEDLVRGLRAADIKTVEDLVSSDIEELAQKCSVSYKALFAIRRVLLAQHTAFPVSGADLYEELLSSTAIVSTGNPSLDKLLDSGLYTGEITELSGGPGSGKSQVCFGVAVHISYQLKQSVIYIDTTGGLTASRLLEMLQAETTNTEEQMEALQRIHIFRLFDVFSLLDCLHGLCSGGLQQASVGGGSVKAVIVDSVSAVISTLLGGKQNEGMSLMIQVAGVLKTMAKDFNVAALVTNHVTRGGSGEVQPGLGVSWSHIPRTRVLLERVEKAVAVSRPGLRSATLIKSSRQPCHIKEEFDLQWWSRSKGGPSLGKRKLDETDS